The following proteins are encoded in a genomic region of Rattus rattus isolate New Zealand chromosome 2, Rrattus_CSIRO_v1, whole genome shotgun sequence:
- the Unc93b1 gene encoding LOW QUALITY PROTEIN: protein unc-93 homolog B1 (The sequence of the model RefSeq protein was modified relative to this genomic sequence to represent the inferred CDS: substituted 1 base at 1 genomic stop codon): MXEVPTCWWCPEQQALGLDLVMEVEPPLYPVAGVAGPQGDEDRLGVPDGPEAPLDELVGAYPNYNEEEEERRYYRRKRLGVVKNVLAASTGGTLTYGVYLGLLQMQLILHYDETYREVKYGNMGLPDIDSKMLMGINVTPIAALLYTPVLIRFFGTKWMMFLAVGIYALFVSTNYWERYYTLVPSAVALGMAIVPLWASMGNYITRMSQKYYEYSHYKEQDEQGPQQRPPRGSHAPYLLVFQAIFYSFFHLSFACAQLPMVYFLNHYLYDLNHTLFNVKSCGTKSYGILNGFNKTVLRTLPRSRNLIVVESVLMAVAFLAMLLVLGLCGAAYRPTEEIDLRSVGWGNIFQLPFKHVRDFRLRHLVPFFIYSGFEVLFACTGFTLGYGVCSMGLERLAYLLIAYSLGASAASVLGLLGLWLPRSVPLVAGAGLHLLLTLSLFFWAPAPRVLQHSWIFYFVAALWGVGSALNKTGLSTLLGILYEDKERQDFIFTIYHWWQAVAIFVVYLGSSLPMKAKLAVLLVTLVAATTSYLWMENKLQQGLVPRQPRIPKPQHKVRGYRYLEEDNSDESDVEGEQGQGDCAEEEAPQAGPLGAEPAGPCRRPCPYEQALGGDGPEEQ; the protein is encoded by the exons ATGTAGGAAGTCCCAACCTGCTGGTGGTGCCCAGAACAGCAAGCCCTTGGTCTGGATCTGGTCATGGAGGTGGAGCCTCCGCTTTACCCTGTGGCCGGTGTCGCGGGTCCTCAAGGGGATGAAGACCGGCTCGGAGTTCCTGATGGGCCAGAGGCTCCC CTGGACGAACTCGTGGGCGCGTACCCCAACtacaatgaggaggaggaggagcgtcGCTACTACCGACGCAAGCGTCTCGGAGTGGTCAAGAACGTGCTGGCGGCCAGCACGGGTGGCACGCTCACTTACGGCGTCTACCTGG GCCTCCTGCAGATGCAACTGATCCTGCACTATGATGAGACCTACAGGGAAGTGAAGTATGGCAACATGGGCCTGCCGGACATCGATAGCAAGATGCTGATGGGTATCAACGTGACGCCCATCGCTGCCCTGCTCTACACGCCTGTGCTCATCAG GTTTTTTGGTACCAAGTGGATGATGTTTTTAGCTGTGGGCATCTATGCCCTCTTCGTCTCTACCAACTACTGGGAACGCTACTACACGCTGGTACCCTCTGCTGTGGCTCTGGGCATGGCCATTGTGCCCCTCTGGGCCTCCATGGGCAACTATATCACCAG GATGTCCCAGAAGTACTACGAATATTCCCACTACAAGGAGCAAGACGAGCAGGGGCCTCAGCAGCGCCCACCACGAGGCTCCCACGCCCCCTATCTCCTGGTTTTCCAGGCCATCTTCTATAGTTTCTTCCAC tTGAGCTTCGCCTGTGCCCAGCTGCCCATGGTTTACTTCCTCAACCACTACCTGTATGACCTGAACCACACGCTGTTCAACGTGAAGAGCTGCG GCACTAAGAGCTATGGCATCCTGAATGGCTTCAACAAGACGGTTCTTCGGACGCTGCCTCGCAGCAGAAATCTTATTGTTGTAGAGAGCGTGCTCATGGCGGTGGCCTTCTTGGCCATGCTGCTG GTTCTAGGCCTGTGTGGAGCCGCTTACCGGCCCACGGAAGAGATCGACCTGCGCAGCGTGGGCTGGGGTAACATCTTCCAGCTGCCCTTCAAACACGTGCGTGACTTTCGCTTACGCCATCTGGTGCCCTTCTTTATCTACAGTGGCTTTGAGGTGCTCTTTGCCTGCACTGGTTTCACCCTG GGCTACGGCGTGTGCTCCATGGGGCTGGAGCGGCTGGCGTACCTGCTCATAGCTTACAGCCTGGGTGCCTCAGCCGCCTCGGTCCTGGGGCTGCTGGGACTGTGGCTCCCTCGCTCTGTGCCCCTCGTGGCTGGGGCAGGACTGCACCTGCTGCTCACCCTTAGCCTCTTTTTCTGGGCTCCAGCACCTCGGGTCCTCCAGCACAGTTGGATCTTTTACTTCGTGGCTGCTCTCTGGGGTGTGGGCAGTGCCCTCAACAAGACCGGACTTAGCA CACTCCTGGGCATCCTATATGAAGACAAAGAGAGGCAGGACTTCATCTTCACCATCTATCACTGGTGGCAGGCCGTGGCCATCTTCGTTGTGTACCTGGGCTCCAGCTTGCCCATGAAG GCCAAGCTGGCAGTGTTGCTGGTGACCCTGGTAGCAGCAACAACCTCATACCTGTGGATGGAAAACAAGTTGCAGCAGGGACTGGTCCCCCGACAGCCGCGCATTCCGAAGCCACAGCACAAAGTCCGCGGCTACCGCTACCTGGAGGAGGACAACTCAGATGAGAGCGACGTGGAGGGCGAGCAGGGTCAGGGGGACTGCGCAGAGGAGGAAGCGCCACAGGCAGGGCCCCTGGGTGCAGAGCCAGCCGGCCCCTGCCGCAGGCCCTGTCCCTATGAACAGGCTCTGGGTGGCGATGGTCCTGAGGAGCAGTGA